Proteins from a single region of Gasterosteus aculeatus chromosome 20, fGasAcu3.hap1.1, whole genome shotgun sequence:
- the cmc1 gene encoding COX assembly mitochondrial protein homolog — protein MEAVNTEEIHLRHVEKDVLIPKMMREKAKERCAEKVDAFNHCCKDSGFLMAFKCREQNAALKECLTIHYRDPVFYEQCKQEYIQEKLEFQRTGIATKNRKQKLPASM, from the exons ATGGAAGCAGTCAACACAG AAGAGATCCATCTGAGGCATGTGGAGAAGGATGTCCTTATCCCCAAAATGATGAGGGAGAAAGCCAAGGAGCGCTGTGCTGAGAAGGTTGacg CCTTCAACCACTGCTGTAAGGACTCCGGTTTCCTCATGGCGTTCAAGTGTCGAGAGCAGAATGCGGCCCTGAAGGAATGTCTGACAATACA ctaCAGGGACCCGGTGTTCTACGAGCAGTGTAAGCAGGAGTACATCCAAGAGAAGCTGGAGTTTCAGAGGACGGGGATCGCCACCaagaacaggaaacaaaaaCTACCAGCTAGCATGTAA